The following are encoded in a window of Pseudoalteromonas tetraodonis genomic DNA:
- a CDS encoding PAAR domain-containing protein → MGKPAATIGHMHVCPKVTAKVPHVGGPIVAGSGNVLIGGMPAARKGDMIVCVGPPDSVKTGSGSVQINGKPAARMGDDSGHGGKIVVGNPTVLIGG, encoded by the coding sequence ATGGGTAAACCCGCTGCTACAATTGGTCATATGCATGTATGCCCTAAAGTGACCGCTAAAGTTCCACATGTGGGTGGACCTATAGTTGCTGGCTCTGGCAATGTGTTAATAGGTGGCATGCCCGCTGCCCGCAAAGGCGATATGATAGTGTGTGTTGGCCCGCCAGACAGCGTAAAAACAGGCTCGGGTAGTGTTCAAATTAATGGTAAACCTGCCGCCAGAATGGGCGATGATAGTGGCCACGGCGGAAAAATCGTTGTGGGCAACCCAACCGTGTTAATTGGTGGTTAA